The DNA region TAGCACATGCAAACGATAATACAAACGAATCATCCACCCAAATAGAGAGAGATGACATTACTCGAAAAAACAAAGCTACAAATGACAGATCTTCATCGCAACGAAAATAGTCATTGTAATTACAGTTGGAATTGCTGATGACGATGAAAAGTACCATTACTTTTTTGCAAAATTAAAGCTACGTCTTACAATTATTGGTGATTATATTATTTTTGGCAAATAATTTAGCTATAGCGTAACACTTCAATTTACATACGCCTTATTCTACCAATAATAATCAACAGCTATAGAAAAATTACACTGAATAATTAATCTGCAACTTCATTATATGAAGATGAATTCCCTCCGCCGCAGCTCCGATACTCATCCGCATTGACCTGAAAATCTTCGCAATTTGCAAAAggaggaaaaggaaaaggtaaATCCGTGAGAATTGAATTAAGGAGTTGCTGTTTATAGTATACTTGGTTTCGCTGTTGCTATTCTGAAATTAAAGGAGTAAAAGGAGTGAAATTGCGATGAGAAGAGGCGGAAATTTGGAGTGAGTTGTGGATTGAGCGGAATTGAAATCGTCAGTGTGGGGGTTCGACGGCGGCGGATTGTAGTAATAGAAGGGGAAATACGGCATAATTGGATTCGGCGGCGTCGGAGTGGGGTAATCGGTGGAGCTAGGGTTTGGCGGTGGATAGTACGTGCCGCCGCCGGAAGGTGGAGGCGGCGGATAGTAGTAGACGCCTCCGCAGCCTCCGTCGCAGGGCGGCGAAGGCGGAGGGGGACAATTGACACCAtatggcggcggcggagaaggTGGCGGAGGGGAGGGGACCGGCTCCGGCGGTGGAGGGGAGAGGACTGGCTCCGGAGGCGGAGGAGAGAAGATCGGTTGGCAGGGATTGTCGCAGGATGAGCACATTGTGCAGGCGATGTGGTCTCTGGTGATGGCGGTGGCGGCGAGAGAGGGGGCGGGGAGGGAGGCggagatgagagagaagatGAGGAGTGAGAGAGCGACGGCCATGGTTTGGGGATGAGAGAGAAAGGTGTTTTACTTAGGGAGAAAGGTGTTTTACTGTTTATATAGAAGAGGTGAAGTGAGAGAGTAGTGCATGTGCAGTGCATAGAGATTAGAAAGGCTCGTATTTTTATCGTCTACGCAACCAATATCTTTGCTAGATgaaaatgtaaaattaaattttatgtagtgtgaACACGATTGTTTTGTCATTTCTATAACATTTGAATTTTTTGCTAAacatttgaatttaaatttcgGTGGTGTTGTCAACTTTATTTACTAAGATGAGGTGTTAATATTTGGTCCTCCGCTGCTTTTAgcattccaaaaaaaaaatttactcttataacacattttaattttataatattagttCATTTTTTGCTAAacatttgaatttaaatttcattGGTGGTGTCATTTTTATTTACTAAAATAAGGTGTGAATATTAGGTTGTGTCAGCATACACTGTTTTTAGGCTTTCAGcattctagaacaaaaaaaaactttacCTATTTTAATTTTAGGCAAATTCATCATATCGTTGCGGACTAAaagataattataattatatttataattttttgttgaAAATAGATTAATTTGTTTGgatgattataatttataaataaatgaacATAACCAAATCATCTTAGTTAAATTTATGTATAGTGGACATGATTGTtttatcatttctatttttttgccaaacatttgaatttaaattttagtGGTGTTGTCAATTTTATTCGCTAATATAAGGTGTGAATATTTGGTTGTGTCAGCCTGCGCTGTTTTGCAttctaaaacaaaaataactttacccattttaattttatattagttCATTTTATCATGGTAAATTGTATCTAAGCGGAGCAATAGATAATtacaattattttatactaatattttgttAAAGATAGATGAATTGTAAATATAAACACAACCAAATCTTAGATCGATCATGCATAATGTGAGAGCATAAACATGTCGAGTAATTAACTTTTGAGTTTTGTACTTACATCAATACTCCTTTTCATACATAAACGATATAAATCACAAGTAGTTTGAACATAAATATGGGAGAAGGGTTAATATTTGAAGGATCTTCAGCTACTCGTGTTTCATTGTTTTACACGAAATGAACAATATCACGATGAAGCAGATATAAGAAAAAAGTGGATATGAACTATAAGCAGAAGAAGTTACTAAAAATATGGGCTTGCTGACCGACTACTTATTATATCTTGTTTAATAATCATATTGCTTCTTATATTAGAGAGAAGTATATCAATATATTCATATCTTATAAATAAACaatttaatttagataaataacTCCTGACTTTATCATTGATATCCATTCGCTAACTTATAAATTCAATATAACGAGATTATTTATTAAAGCTTAATGTTAATTGTTTAGTAACTAAGCTTCATTAAATCCGAATAAGTTCATAAATATTGTGATGCAACAACTGCGAATTTAGATTACTTATTACTCAAATTAAAGTAAGATGAATTTGCTTTGACCCATGAATAAAAGAGCTGCACGTGAAATGTATGGATCCAAAGAAGTGGACGAAGCCATTTATACAGTTTTTTTTCATGATGAAATCtgaaataatttatttgtttttatatatgTGCATCAATAATTTGGGAACCTAAAAGATGTACTATCCTGTAATGTGCCCAAATTAATAggagtagtagtaataataatttctttgtATTTATATGGATAAATAAGTAGGTTGGCACTTCTCCACTACCCAACGAAAAATAAaccttattttttaaatataataatggGCCGAGCCTGTTTTATCCTATGTCTCAAATTGCAGTATGGGGCCGAGCCtccatttttaatatttttataagtgCAAATAAATAAGGAGTAGTAGtgataataaaaatgaaaattttatttaattctcatttttttctaaattgctactccatttcattttattctaaagagtgacaattattatgagTAGTTTATTAAAAGTATTGAAAATTATGTAgtagtctattttttttagatAGTGGTTATATATTTTGTTGAATAACCAAATAGATGAAAAAGTGTTTAGTAGAACCAAAATTATATTAGTGAATAACAGCATTCTTGAATAAAATCATAATacaaatttgagaaatttcgatCTTATAAAATCATTTTATAAGTTCAAGAACTTTGATATTATCCATTTCAGAtcctaaataaacaaaacaactCAGCTCAATTTTAAGGCGGGAAAATATGAATAGCAAATTTTGATCAATTTTCCCCCTAAATGTTGTTtcgaattttgaaaattttcaaacctATAtttttatcagttttctcaCGTTCATTTCAACAGCTctcagagcatccgcaacgcttAGTGCGGGCGTTTCGTCTTGGACAGAAGAAACGGCcgcgagacagcgttgcagccttccgtcctggtcccgtctcgtcccggagggacggctcGCGAGAtagctcgccacgtggcgcgcgctggcgctaggcgtgacgcccactcgccagcccgcgagtgggcgtcgtcacactgacgcaataaatcaatttttttaaattcgatttaaaaaaaattataaaggtAATGTTACAGTTTTTACCGTTGAacggtaatttttttattttttattttcttttttattctataaatattcctctttcattctcatttatacacacatctattcttctcaaatcattattcttctcccaaatttaaattatttatggatccatttgagcaaatgtgtcgcataatggaagaatcgctagcaGAAGATCGACGTCGGGAGGAGGAGAAAGTCGCAGCGCCTCCAAGgcgatcccggacttacatccatcgtaccgggaggaagccgccacaaggttagtacgcgaatACTTTTGTGacaacccggtatggggagagacctacttcATTCGTCGTTTCCGCATGTGGAAACGGCTATTTATGCACATCGCAAATACGTTGGCAGCCcgagaagagttcttccaagaagggttcgacgccgttggcGGTCTCAGTCACACAACGCTGTAGAAATGTACTGCAACAATCCATCAGCTTGCTACtagacaaacggcggatgtgttcgacaaATACCTACACGTCGGGGAAAGCATTGGGAGAATGTGTCTGataaacttctgcaaaggcgtccgggcagccttcaccgacgaattttcccgaggccaagcacggcagattgtcagtttctgcttggacttcacgaagaagtgcacagattccccgggatgcttggcagcgtcgattatatgcattggcaatggaaaaATTGCTTTGTGGCGTAGAgagggtcatacacgagcggccacaaaggcacccaccccatcgttatactcgaggccgttgccgactaccggctatggatttggcatgcgtatttcggggtCCCCGAATCGAATAACGACGTCAACGTGTTcgaccaatccgacctcttcaccgaAGTTTTGAATAGTAAAGCgctggccatcaacttcatcgctaacaaccggcagtataaaatggggtactatcttgccgacggtaTCTACCCGAAGTGACCAACCTTAGTGAAGACATTCAACAGGCCGGTGAATTAaaaacaggctctttttgcgcagaagcaagaggctgctcgcaaggatgttgagagagcgttcggggttctccaagctcacttcaacattatcaaagctccggctcgtacgtggtttatggaaaATATGGTCGACATCCTGTATACgcgcataatcttgcacaacatgattgtcgccgacgaaggacctgaggcgggaaattggttcgaccctgaaaccctgggaagctctaccgcaagtagtccgcctcgcagtgcagtgcatccgtctatgcaagatcggttgtctattcgggcaaggacgcgtgattctaccgcccacgcccaactccaagatgatctaatggagcacatttggacaAACTTTAGCAACCAGTAGAGTGCgtggaagaaattaaattatgtatttttaatatttttttaggattttaattatgtgttttttaaatttttttagaatttgaagttgtaattttattttattttatttaatgaagtgtgtttttattaattgaatttgttggaaataaaaataaaaaatgaaattgaatgaacaGTTAAatgatgagatggttaagagacggataagagatgagGGGTTGCAGGGGAGGTCTCTAAGTTAAGAGATTGAGTGAAAAGTATAATTGGGCCCATAGAAAGCTAAGAAATGAAGTTATTTTTACGTTTGATTTAGTGTTTTTCTGTTTAATTATGGTTACGagtttaggatttgaattttaTGTTTGGCTCTTCTTTAAGTATGACATTTTGTTCCAGTATaaagttattattattaatgcattattagtattagtactatgttttttttatgaaattatattattaatggaATAATCTTATACTAACCTTTAAACTTTTAAATAATTACCATCTGAACATGAGTAAGAGCTACTCAATATTTGGTTTAAAACATGTACCcctgagagcatccacaacagcAAGCaagacggcgtccgtccgtccgtgccagcggcacggagagGCTGTCCGcgcgctggcacggcgctgctcgatgcattgagcacgttcgtgccagcgagcaggcgacgtggcagcgtgtgattggccaacgacataGTCGTTggcaattaaaattttttttaaaaaaaatcaaattttaattaaaaaatccgattaaaaataaaaaaaatattttcccatttcccaaaaaattatatccgttttctacccacttttaatttatttttcaatttttttcccaaaaaatacacatttttcatctataaatacccccacttccacaccaaaaattcacaccacactacacaattatcatccaaattctctcatttccattctcatccaatcttccattcactcttactcttacaacaaaacaatgtccggccacggcgatcaccccccGGGCTCCTACgtttg from Salvia splendens isolate huo1 chromosome 9, SspV2, whole genome shotgun sequence includes:
- the LOC121746942 gene encoding leucine-rich repeat extensin-like protein 6, whose translation is MAVALSLLIFSLISASLPAPSLAATAITRDHIACTMCSSCDNPCQPIFSPPPPEPVLSPPPPEPVPSPPPPSPPPPYGVNCPPPPSPPCDGGCGGVYYYPPPPPSGGGTYYPPPNPSSTDYPTPTPPNPIMPYFPFYYYNPPPSNPHTDDFNSAQSTTHSKFPPLLIAISLLLLL